The sequence below is a genomic window from Acidimicrobiales bacterium.
ATCATCCTGCCCACCGGACGACAAACCGCCCGCGGGACCGACACACCGCCGGCGGGACCGACACACCAGGGAGGGCGCATGCGGGGGCTGGCCGGCAAGAACGTGATCGTCACGGGGGCGGCTTCCGGCATCGGCCGGGCCTGTGCGGCCCGTCTCCTCGAGGAGGGCGCCGGCGTGCTGGGCGCGGACGTGGCGCCCGGGGCCGACGCCCCGTCGGCCGCCGACGGTGGCGCGTGGGCCTTCACTCCCGTCGACGTCACCGACGAGGCCTCGGTGGTCTCCCTGGTGGAGGAGGCCGCCCGTCTGTTCGGCCGGGTCGACGGCCTCGTCAACGCGGCCGGGGTGGCCGGTGGCGGGGCGGTCCACATGGTGGACGCCGCCGAGTGGAACCGGGTGGTCGGGGTGAACCTCTTCGGCACGTTCCTGACGGCCAAGCACGCCATCACCCGCATGCTCGGGCAGGACCCGGTCGACGGGGAGCGGGGGTCGGTCGTCACCATCGCCAGCATCGAGGGCATCGAGGGGACGGCGGGCGGGAGCGCCTACAGCGCGTCCAAGGGCGGGGTCGTCATCCTCACGAAGAACATGGCCATCGACTACGCGGGACGGGGCATCAGGGTCAACACGATCTGCCCCGGGTTCATCGACACGCCCATGACCCAGGCCATCTTCGGGATGGAGGGCATGGAGCGGGCGCGGCGGGAGATCACGCGCGAGCACAAGCTCGGCCGCTACGGCCGACCCGACGAGATCGCCGCGGCGGCCGCGTTCCTGCTGTCCGCCGACGCCTCGTTCGTCACCGGGCACGCCCTGGTGGTGGACGGTGGCTACACCGCCGGGCGCGACCACGGCGTCACCGAGATGCTCGGCCTCTCCGATCCCGACGGGCACGCATGAGCGGAGAAGGTCGTCGATGATCTTCATCGTCGTGAAGTCCAGGAGAAGGCCCTCGCCATGCAGCCCCCGCTCCTGGCCGGCATCCCGGACGTCGTGAACATGGAGGTCCCGGCAACGGCATGGTCCACGGTGGCGGAGATGTCCCCGGCGGCCGGCGACCCCGGCTGATCGCCGCCGACACCGGGGGCGGGTCCCGGTCACGACGATGACCTGCACGTCCCGACCGTAGGACCGCTCGGCACCGGGCCGTCAGGTCTGCGACGATGCAGGGGACGTCCCCGTGCCGCGTGCCCGCGCCGACCGGGGCCGCCCGCCCGGAACCGGCGGGATCGACGCAAGGAGGCGGCGGTGGACGGCGACATCGTGATCCGTGGGGGCTCGCTCATCGACGGGACCGGCGCACCCGCCCGCCCGGCCGACGTGGCCGTGGCCGGCGGCCGGATCGTCGCCGTCGGCGACGGCCTGCGCGGCGAGCGCGAGCTCGACGCCACCGGCCAGGTCGTCGCACCCGGGTTCATCGACATCCACACGCACTACGACGCCCAGGTGTTCTGGGACCCGTGGCTGACGCCGTCGTCGTACCACGGCGTGACCAGCGTGGTCGCCGGCAACTGCGGCTTCTCGATCGCGCCCATCCGTGCGGATCTCGCTCCGTTGCTGGCCCGCACGCTGCAGCACGTCGAGGACATGAGCCTCGACACACTGTCGGTCGGGGTGCCCTGGGACGAGTTCGAGACCTTCCCCCAGTACCTCGACGCCGTCGAGCGCCGGGGGGCGGCGCTCAATTTCGGGTGCTACGTGGGGCACACGGCGGTGCGCATGTACGTCATGGGCGAGGACTCCTACGAGCGCGCCGCCACCGACGCCGAGCTCGGGCGTATGCAGGAGGTGGTGGCGGAGTCGATGGCCGCCGGCGCCATGGGGTTCGCCTCGAGCGCCTCGCCGACCCACAACGGGGACGGCGGCCGCCCCGTGCCGTCGCGCGTGGCCGACCTCGACGAGCTGCGCGCCCTGCTGGCGCCGGTGCGCGACGCCGGCAGGGGAGTCGTCGCCCTGCTGCCTGGGGGCGTCATCAAGAACCGGGAGGTGTTCGAGCTGCAGCGCTTCGTGGGCCGACCCATCACCTGGACCGCACTGCTCACGGTCAAGGGGTACCCGTACCACGAGAAGGTCGTGGCCGAGAACGACGCCGCTCGGCTCGACGGCGTCGAGGTGTGGCCGCAGGTGTCGTGCCGGCCACTCGTGTTCCAGATGAACCTGGCCGAGCCCTTCACCCTCAACGCGCGGCCCAGCTTCGCCAAGCTCATGGGCCTCGACCACGACGCGCGCACGGCCGCGTACCGCGACCCGGCATGGCGCGCCGCCAGCTGGGAGGAGCTCTCCGGCGCCGGCGGCGGACTTCCGTTCAACTGGCCGTCGGTGTCGGTGGCCGAGTCGCCCTCGCATCCCGACCTCGTCGACCGGACCGTCGTGGACCTGGCCGACGAGCGCCGGTGCACGCCGCTCGACGTGGTGCTCGACATCTCCCTCGACGACGACCTGAAGACCCGGTTCTGGTCGGTGCTCGCCAACAACGACCCCGAGGGCATCGCCTGGCTCCTACCCCGGGACAACGTCCTGCTGGGCCTGGCCGACTCGGGCGCGCACGTCTCGCAGCTGTGCGACGCGTGCTTCGCCACCGACCTCCTCGGCACCTGGGTGCGCGACAGGGGGGTGATGTCGCTCGAGCGGGCGGTGCACAAGCTGACCGCCGAGCCCGCCGGGGTGTACGGCCTGTCGGACCGGGGCAGCGTCGAGGTGGGCAAGGCCGCCGACCTGTGCGTCTTCGACCCCGCCGTGGTCGGGCCCGGGCCCTTGCGCCGCGTCGTCGACTTCCCCGCCGACGGCGAGCGGCTCACCGCCGACCGCCCCGTCGGGATGACCCACGTGCTCGTGAACGGCGTGCCCATCAGGGTCGACGGCGAGCCCGCGCCCGAGGGACTCGACGCCCGCCCCGGCGTCGTGCTGCGGAGCTGAGCAGCGCTGCACCGGTCGCAGGCGCAGGGCCCGCCGGACATTGCGGTCGACCTCCCCCTCGACTACCCGACCTCTTCGCC
It includes:
- a CDS encoding amidohydrolase family protein; this translates as MDGDIVIRGGSLIDGTGAPARPADVAVAGGRIVAVGDGLRGERELDATGQVVAPGFIDIHTHYDAQVFWDPWLTPSSYHGVTSVVAGNCGFSIAPIRADLAPLLARTLQHVEDMSLDTLSVGVPWDEFETFPQYLDAVERRGAALNFGCYVGHTAVRMYVMGEDSYERAATDAELGRMQEVVAESMAAGAMGFASSASPTHNGDGGRPVPSRVADLDELRALLAPVRDAGRGVVALLPGGVIKNREVFELQRFVGRPITWTALLTVKGYPYHEKVVAENDAARLDGVEVWPQVSCRPLVFQMNLAEPFTLNARPSFAKLMGLDHDARTAAYRDPAWRAASWEELSGAGGGLPFNWPSVSVAESPSHPDLVDRTVVDLADERRCTPLDVVLDISLDDDLKTRFWSVLANNDPEGIAWLLPRDNVLLGLADSGAHVSQLCDACFATDLLGTWVRDRGVMSLERAVHKLTAEPAGVYGLSDRGSVEVGKAADLCVFDPAVVGPGPLRRVVDFPADGERLTADRPVGMTHVLVNGVPIRVDGEPAPEGLDARPGVVLRS
- a CDS encoding SDR family NAD(P)-dependent oxidoreductase, whose amino-acid sequence is MRGLAGKNVIVTGAASGIGRACAARLLEEGAGVLGADVAPGADAPSAADGGAWAFTPVDVTDEASVVSLVEEAARLFGRVDGLVNAAGVAGGGAVHMVDAAEWNRVVGVNLFGTFLTAKHAITRMLGQDPVDGERGSVVTIASIEGIEGTAGGSAYSASKGGVVILTKNMAIDYAGRGIRVNTICPGFIDTPMTQAIFGMEGMERARREITREHKLGRYGRPDEIAAAAAFLLSADASFVTGHALVVDGGYTAGRDHGVTEMLGLSDPDGHA